The segment TGACCGAAACAAACGGCCAAAACGTATGAACGGCGAGGGTCACTGCTGCACTAGGTTCTCTCGCTTTCCCTGGAGAGGCGCAATCTCAGCTTTGACTTTCCTAGATCTCAAAATCTAGTCCAAACTTTGCCCAATGTAAaacttcttccctcccctcagccGCCTCCTAGCGCGAGCAGGAACCTGGGCAGTTGGGTCAGGCCCGATGGGGCTGATAACAAACCGCTTGTGCTGACCTGGAGCCGGAAGCAGAGCCGCTCGGGGGCCTCTCAGGTTTGCTGTCTTCCTGCCCTTCTGGGGAGGGGGGTAAGGGCTGTGGCTGCAGCGAGTTAAGGCCGAGGGGACTCGCCCAtctctccacctctccacctcccccGGGCTCCCCGACACTTCCACTATGACGGGATCAAGTCCACGTGCTTTGCTTGCAAGGAGTGGGGAGAATACTCCACAGTCTGGGGCGTCACATTTTACTAGAGCTGAAGTCACAAAGTGTGGCCACAGGCCCGGGCATCTCTGTCAGGGCATTTTCTATAAAAGTGCCACTTCTGTCCCAGCAGCAGGGAGATTACATGCCCGGATCAACCTTCGGAAGTAAACAAAATGCCAGATTGTATACacactttaaaaacatgtttaaatcaTTGCTGAGCAACACGAGAGGGGTAAAAACATGCACGTGGgccaaaaataaaagcaaaaagtctGAGAAGTAAAACCAGCTTCTATTTTGGGGCTTCTGTGGAACCCTGGTGACCTTGACGTTCTGCTTGAATGAGTACTGGGGACTACAGGTCAAGCTCAGAGCCTGCCAAAGATGAGGAGTCCCAATCCCGGCCTCCGACAGAAACTGGGGCTTCACAGGGCTTCATCCTCAGGACGGGAGTGAAGGAGAAACAAGCCCACTGCACAGAGAAGGGCAGCAGGGGGTCTTGCCTATCATGATCTCCATGCTGGATAGATTGAGGAAAAAAAGTACTCCCCTGAGAATTACAATTCCCTCTTCTCTAGTGTGTGCAGTCGAAATTCTTagactggggcaggggtgggaatgCTCAAAGTTTCAATCGGAAAAAGCTCCATGGCTGTGTTTAAAGTGATCCCTGAGCTTAGGACATGAGCAAATGCAAATCCtgtctgaaaaaaaatgtggtttcagCCAGTCTCAAAGAATTCTCATGGTCACAATAAAATGAGCATTTTGCAAACCAAAATCACAAGATGCTATAGAGTGAAAAGGTAAAGGCACACACTGGGAAGACCGTTGCAACACCTAGACAAAGGATTAGTATTAAAGTGTGTATATATCTGTAtgaataaaactataaatcaataagacGATGACAAGCTAAATCACAAACCAGGCACTTTGTAAAAGCCAGATGGCCCGGATGTGGATGAAGATGCTTAACCTCATTAGTCATCATGGATGTGAAAATTAGACTTCAAGGTAGCATTATATACCCACCAGACTAGCAAAACTTTAAGAGTTGAGCAAATACTAATGGTTGGTGAAGAGCATGAGGACAGGCACGCTCATCCACGTGGTGAATCACAGCGCAAGCTGATACAGCCGTGTTGATAAAGAGCTTGTCGGTACCCTATAGTATTATCTAATAAACCCCTCCTAAGTTAATATCCTAGGAAAAACCCTTGCTCCGGAATATTCACAGAAACATTGTTTCTAATGGAAAAATTAGCAACAATCCGTGTGTCTGTTATCAGCAGGACCTACCCGTGCATTGGGCTGTACTCCGATGATGGAATTCCACAATGAACCACAGGGAAGGGTTAACCTGTTTGGGTTTGTCACTTGCAGGCTGGCCTCCCCGAACACGGAGCTGGCCTCTTCCAAGGCTCCATGGAGTCCAGCCATTGCCAAGTGCCTAAGGCACTGATCAATTACAAAGCTCGGACCCCAGCCCCCTAATGAGGTCAGAAGGGGCTGGTGCTTCTCCGAGCAAGAACGCAATGCAGTAAGTCCTGCCGCTGGCTGGCTGTGTCCAACAGCTACGAGAGCACAGTCTGGACCATGGATCCAGGACTGTATCGGGGGGCAGCGTTCCCAAGTGAACGATCTGGCAGATTAGGGCTGGAACCAAGGTTCAGCCACATATTTACTGTGTCCCTTCCCCGGGTGACGATGGCGGAGCTGTGCCTCATGCTTATGCAGCTTGATGCACCACAGCGCCATGGCGGGCACCCCTCGTCCAGAGCACACTGTCCTGCAAGGAGTGGGACCCGCGGGACCCGCATGGGGGGGACGGCTCCCATCTCCAAGGAGCGCTGTTCCAGCAGCCTGGTGGGAATTTCGTGCGGCCACTGCCTTTGCACGACAGTGAATGAACCATAACCACATGTGTCAACACAGGTACATCTCAAGAACAATactgaggaaatgaaatcaaagaaagcaAGCTGAATGATTTCATgtacataaagttcaaaaataagcaaccccccccacacacacacacaatacagcggtaaaattcaaaagaaaagcaaaggaatgacCCACCCCTCTATCAGGGTAGTGGCTTCCTCTGCATTCATGGAAGAACACAGAGGGCCCCCATACGGTTCTTCTTAAGCTGGGTGCTGGATATAGGgtgtttattattctttaaatggcAAAGGTACGTTTGAGACACTTTTGAACCAATGTTTcacaataagaaattttaaaaattttgttaaagacCTGTTCCCGCTGCTGACAGTCTTCGGGTGAGATCCTCGACTTCACACTGCTGGTTGAGACTGTAAACTTCCTCCCTACATATCGTCTGCTGCGCAGTTCTCCAGCCTTCTTGCCCCCCACCGTCCACACGGTCCGTTCTCCCTTCCCGGCCCTCCTCCTACAGCCAGGGCAGGTGGGCTGCAACGTCCCCTCCTTCACCAGCCACCCCTactctgctctctgctcttgGTCCACCTAGTGAATTGTCACCCCTCCCCAGACCTCCCTGATGTGCGGGACAGCTGCACGCCCCCTCCTGCCCAGCTGCACCTCTCGGAAGTCATCCCGTGGTCCTAGCCGTCTGTACGCTGCCACCTCCCTCGCTGGCCCAGGTTCCAGAGCCTTCATCTTCGTAACACAGGTAGGTGTCGAGCATCAGGGGCCACCGTGACCCCTAGAGTGTCACTAGACGCCAGTGCCGACAGAAGCAGGGAAGCCGCAGCCAACGCTGTGTGCTCTCCGCCTGTGTTCGCTCACTTAACCCCCAGCAACCCTGTGAAGAGGCACCGGCTGGTCAGGGTTTCGGAAACCGAGACACTGACACGGTCATAGAGATCTGTTGACTTGGGATCCAAACTCAgcttctgactccagagcccacacttAGTCACAACTCTACACTCCCAGAAAACTGTGGAGCGGGTTGTCAGCTGCCTGTTGTCTCCATAGAGGACAGGGTCGTCAGCTTGGTCTCTGAAGCTGGATGGCTTAAAGTCCCAGCTCCATTACTTACTGGGTGGCCTGAAGCCAAGGCACTCTGAGCTTGCTTGCCGTCTGTAGAACGGGGATAACAGAACCTGCCTGCTGTCCCCTGGTGGCGAGCTGTCCTGGCGCCAGCGTTCCTGGAGAGACTAATGTAGCCACAGTGCCCCCAGCCGGCCTCCCTGATCAGCGCTCTAAGGCCAAGCAACCTTCAACAGCAGAAGGGACAAGGAGTCTGGACCCTTGACCCCAGACACGAGCCCATGTGTGGACCGTCAAAGGGCTCAAGTTCATGTAGGATGCAAGAAGCACTGATGACACCACCAAACAATTTCCCTTCATATACCTAGAACCAACTGCTCCTGGACCCTAAATACAAAACTCATGAGCCTGACAATACCGGTCCAGAAAATGTGAGCCCTCTGAGAATCCCCCAGCTGAGACCTACTGCCAAAAGGTTCACCTACAAGGCAGCTGAGCCCCGTCTGAGAGATGCGGCAGGGGTGGCAGCTCTCCATTCCATTTTGTCCAAAATAACCAAGTCTGTCATCCCCCTGCTTTTGTCTTCTGAGGACAGTCAGAGACCAGGCTCTGGACTGAGCCCCAGGGTTGAACCTCTCAGTCTGCCCCTTAGCAGCACCTGACATAAGGTAAAAGGGGGAACAGCAGCACTGAGTACAGGGCCCCGCCCTCGAAATGAAAATCTAGGCAAGAGAGACAAATGCATAAACACCTCCACGATCACAGAGCTGTGCCAGAGCCGGGAAGCATGGCCAAGCGAGGTCACTCACCTGcggggccagggctgggcagcagaggcttcctggagggagcCCGACTGTGCGGAGGGAGCCTCCGGGGAGAGCAGACAGTGGAGGACGGAAATAGCCGTCACGGTAAAGGCAAGGCGGCAGTGCAGCAGAAGTGCTGGCAGAAACAGTCACGGTGCTGACGGTGGTGCTGGCAGGAGTGGTGGGCACCGTACCGCTGGCCTCGAACGACGCAGAGGGTATGGGTACCACCCCCCAGCAGTTGCAAATCTGTGTACAACTTCTAACttcccccaaatttaactacCAACAGCCcattgaccagaagcctcaccGATAACATTAACAGGTGATCAACACGTATGTGGATATGTCCTGTCTATTATATTCCGACAATCAAGTCACTTCCGGAAAAGAAAGTGTCATTcagaaaatcagagcagaaaataCACTCACAGCACTGTACTGTGTTTACTGAAAAACCCTGTGTGTACGCGGACCCGCACAGTTCCAACCtgagttgttcaagggtcagctgcagTGGTAGTAAAAGCCGTAGCGATAGCAGCGGGACGAGGAGCCGTGGGAGGAGAGCCAGCAGACGCGGCAGCAGCACCCACGGCAGCAGCAGGAACGGGGGTAGGAGGTGGTCAGAGCAGGAGCGCTGGACGAGTACAGTGAcagcaggggcagcggcagaaGTAGCAGTAGCAGGTCGGGTGGcaatagggggaggggcagtagtGGGGGAGccgcagtggggagaggggcggcAGTGGGGGACGGCAGCAACTGGAGTGACAGCAGCAGGCACGATATACACGGCATGGGTCCCGTGCACCCACCATTCTACAAACTTCTCTACATTCTAATTCACTTAAGCTTTACAAAGTccctaaataaatacaatatccCCAACTTCTGAGAAACTGGAACAGAGAGAAGTCAAATCATCTGGCCAAGGGTCCCACCCTCCTAAGTGCCACAGCTGGGATTCTGCACTCCCACCTCGTGCCCTGGACTGCAAAGGAGGCCTGAGGCTCCATGGGGGTGCAGGGAAGCTGCTCGTCTGGACAGCTAAAAGCCAGGTTGTTTcaagaataaaatgagagaacCTATGTATTGTGTCCAGCACACAGCTGATAGGAGGGGACAGACGGTGGATGGAGATGAAAGCATTTCGGGACTTCTAACCCAAACACGCAGCTCCCAAAGCCAGGAGAGCAGGGCCAGGCCCCAGTTCTAGGGCAGCGGTCTGGaatagggtgggggtgggactaCAGTCCCTCTGAGATCCTCTGAATGTATcagaagcccctcccccaccaaaaaaaacgAACATGAGCATGGACACAACACGTGCTTCACACCACAGCGCCCCTCCTGACCCTGGAATCCCCCGAgaaccttcctttctctcttaaacGGCTTTCCTGGAAATGAAGCCAACCTAAACAAAGCCTACTCCCACCTAGCCAGGACCCAACCAATGGCTTAGTGCTGGGCTAGCGGAGGCCCAGTTCCGCCCTTCCCCACCTTGACCTGGGGCTCCACACCTTCCCCCTTTTGAACCGTGTCCAGCATCAGGAGATCTGCATGACGGCTCTTTTCTTAAAGAGGACAACCCCACACTTTCCAAACCAGAATACCCCAAACCGGCCTCTGATTGGCCTATGTTGGAAAACCTCTAGGTGTTCAAACGCCGCCAGGTCACTCCCCTCCTGGGAGTCTCCACCGAGAACTGACCCGGACTAACAAGGGGCTAGAGCTCGGAGACACGCACTGCAGTGCTGTCTGCCAGCAGCAACGACTCCGGTGTGTGTCACAAAGGCGAGTTCCACGGAcaatcacagacacacacaaaggcTGTCCTAGTCAAACATCTGTGAAAACTGGGTCAGAAAGTGAAAAGGTTTCTTTTTTGCAGTTTCCAAAGGCCTTACTAACTAGTGAGCGCTGTGAGCCTCCAACCGAGAGAACAGCGCGCCCGAACTTTCTTGACCGTGGAGCGCTGACCCAGCAGCACACACGCGGAGCTCTTCTGTGGCACCAATGGGGACTCCTGTGCTTTGCCgcactgcccccagccccagcacaccACCTCCCCAACAGTCAGGGCTCCCCCCCCCTTCTCAATTCACATTCTCTTACCCCCTTACCTGCTCCCATCAAGCTTCCAGCCCAACTCGCGCCTGGACTGCTCTTGTCCAGGGTCCTGAAACCTCCCGGGGCCACCCCGGACACGCACAAACACcctggcctccttccttcccctacgcACACCTTGATCATTCCCCCTTAGAAATTTCCCCTGCCAgcaacacccctccccccttttaGCAAATACGCACCAAGACTTCAGCTTCATTATCACGGGAAAGAGGCCACCCCACCTTCAGTAGCCAAGAAGCCCTGCTTTCCCTCCCAGAAGAGGCGTTCCACTCGCAATCTGATCTGCTATGCTTCTTTACTCCACTGGCGTGCAACCTGCTCCACTTCCAATGTTCAAAAGCTAGAATCTGGAAAATCTTTCGGATTTAAGCCAGCCTGGGACCTGTTTTGCAGCGCCCAGAGCAGAAGACTCCTTCCTGATACATTCACACCTCCTCACCGGCAAGAAAAGGCTGTTTTTCCCTCACGCCCCCTCCTTTCTCGGTTGCTGTGGAAGGTAACCCCACAAGGAGGTGCCGGCAGGAGAGTGACACGAGACCCTCTGAAACACAAGGTCAGGGGCTGCGGGGCCGTGAAGGGCCGTGAAAGAGTCTTTCTGGCAAATGTGCTCCCTCCCCGACCTTTCCAGCTTGGGCTTCCttttacagacacacacagggaggtgctatgtttattgttttctttttttaatgaaactaaaTCACTGCTTACAAAAACCTGCAAGAGCCCTCGCACCCATCCCCTTCATACTTCCCCTGGCTCAGCCTCTCCCCGTCTCCCAGGAAGTGAAACTCAGTGAACGCCATGAGGGGAGAGGCCCTGGGCTCCAACCCAAGCCTTCACAGGGTGACAGTTCTACCTCCCATGATCCTTCCTGTCAGGCTGGAGGTGGCATGGATGAGGGTGGTCCCCGCCGCCGTGGCTCTCAGGTCACCACCCGGACCAGAGTGAAATGATGTGACTGCCCCGCCCCAGAGACCCCCCGCCTCCCCGTagttctccccttcctccccccaccccccaccctaaTTCTACCCCTCTACTGAGATGAGGCCCAGCTCCCAGATCCGAAGGACCAGGGCCTACAGGCTGTAGAATTTGAGGCTCCTGTCCATGCCCGTTGAAGCGATGAACTTGGCGTGGTGCCCAAAGGCCACCCCTGTGGTCAGGCCACTGTGCTCTGAGGAGAGAAACAGGAGACAGTGGTGAGGCTTCTCCCCTTCGGGGCTGAACGCTGACCCTGAGAACGCGCCCCCAATTCATCCAGTGCTTCCCGGGTCAGGGCTCACGTACTCTTTCCCCAGTTGCCTCCGCACCCCCAAGGGCAGGGTGCCAGTCCGACCTGCACACCACCCGTCCCCAGGGCCTTTGGGTCACAGCAGGCACTGAGTTCTTGTTGTGGGCTGAGTGAACAGAGGAACGTCAGCGCCCCCACCTGAGCTTTTGGGGAAACTGCAATTCTGCTCAGTTCAAGTTTGTTAGAATTGACTGGAAACTGGCAAGAGGGTGCGACAGACCAAGCAGAcatgcttccccttctccccaccttaGTTTTACAAATTTAACTGAGTTTTCACTTCGGTTTAAAACCTCACTGCTCAGTTGGCTGGTATATGTTTATAGTATGTAGTTAGTTCTAACTCCTTGCTTATCACTGGACAGTCCGTTAGCATGTTCCAGCTCAGGGAGCTCTGACGTAGGGACCCCGGACCCCCAACCCAGAGCAGGGCTGGACCACAGGCAGAAGAGGCTGGGTGACATGCTGCCCCAGATTCAGGCAGTTCATGAGCAGCAAAGCAAATTCCTTCTAGGTTTAGGGTAACACCTGGAGTCATGACCACAGAGCCCAGGCTGTGCTTCCAGCCCACAACTCTACCCCACTCAACAGCAAAGCCCAGAGCCCAGTGAAGGGTCACGGTCAGGCCTGCACACCCCTGCAGCACACTCACTGAGCAGGGCTCAGCAGAACGTGGCAGGGCAGGAGAAGCATCCTGGGGCCCACCCACACCCTGCTGACAAGGAGGAGAATTTCATCGACAAAGACAGCAAACAGCTGCCATTCACTAGCACCCCAGCATGCAGCAGGCACTCTGTCACTGTGCGTGCCACTTCCGTATCCCTGGCTGGCACAATCTGCAAAGCAGGGCCAGTATGACCATTTTAAGAAGCTACAGCTCTGAGAGGGTAAGTCCTGGACCCAGGGCCTGCACAACTGCTAGAAGAGGCTTGCAGCCCCATTAGCCGCTGGCCCTCCACTTGCTACTTTCCTTCTCCACCTTTCACGACTGCAATCAAGTGATTATTTGTGAACTCGTTCCACATGTGCCTTCCTAAGCTGACTGGAAATTCCATCAGTGCGAGGCCTGGATCTCAGTTACGGCTCCATCCCACATCAGACAAAGACGCAATGCTGAACAGCGGCAAATCCTATCACGTGCCAGACGCTGTTctatgtatgtacgtgtgtgaCACACGTACGCACGTCACGTACACAGCTACTTCTCCTGTTTGTATGTCTGTGTACGCACAGAAACAAATAACTTCATATATATACAAACTCATCTAAGCCTCACCACCACCCCGTGGAGTAGGTAGTTAGCATTCCCCTGAGACACTAGGCGACTTGTCCGATGTCACACAGCTTGAAGCAGACTTGAAGTGGTAGAGCTGGCATTTAAAGCCCAGCAGTCTGACTCCAGTTCATTTTCTTAGCCACTCAACTCGTCTTAGGTAGTGATGAAAAGCTGCCTAGGCAAACTCACGCCTGCCCCTAGAAATTCCTAGGCCAGTGGTATCAGCCCTCTTCATTCCAGGCCAGGGCACCCTTGGGGTCCCAGAGTCAGACCCTACCTGTGAAGTGAAGAATCTCTGTCCACTGCTTGCAGATGTAGATCTGGACATCTGTGCCCCCGAGGGCCAGGTAGGTACCGCTCTGGTCAAAGATCAGTGACTTCACCTGCCAGAATCAGGAGAGAGGTCACAGGAGAACAGAAACTATGGGGCAGTAAGGGATAAACAGCAGTTAGATTAATTCAGTGAATAACTGACAACCAAGGAACTGCAAccaacagagcaggggagagagggggcaCACCTCAAAGTTGTTATCCAGCTGCAGTGTCTTGAAGTTTTTAAGCTTGCGCAGATCCCAAAGCTTGACAGAGGAGTCGTCAGCCGCCGTAGCCAGGTAGTAACCATTCTCCGAGAAGGCAATGCTGGTGATGGGGCCCGAGTGGCCGGGGAAGTTGGCCACGTTGGTGCGCTCCTACGGTTGGAGGATGGGTAGCACAACATCACCCACTGGTCATGAGAGGGAGAAGATGAAGTTCACCAAATGCCGACCTCTGAGCCGTCCTCCTCCATCCTTCAGGGAAGGACCACTAGCAGGAATGGCAGAAGCAGATGGCCCAGTCCAGGAACCCCGGACCACACCTATCacatcacacacacgcacatgcgcaCGCATGGGCGGCCACAGTCTCTCCACCCTAGGGACACCCCCAGGACCAGGAGCCATAAGCATTTAATCACGCTGCATAGTAAAGAGCTCAGAACCTCGGCCTCAGATGGAGGCTGCCATGTCCTACCTTCAAGTCCCAGATCTTGATCTGCGAGTCCATGGTGCCTGTCCCAAAAATGAGTCCATCAGGGTGGAACTGTGCACAGGTAAGAGCTGTAAGAGGGGAAGACAGAGCTGTGCTCAGAGCCCACGGGAGAGACAAGCACAGCGAAAGGTTCCTCGTTCTTCAAGCTGCTCACTGTGCCCAGGACAATGCCTGGAAGCCGGCAGGTACTGgcagtaaatgtattttaagaacaAGTGAGCAGGTgactaaataaaacataaaaataagtggTAGGCAACAAAAAACAGAGCCCAGCGCCTCTGAAGCAACTTACAGCAGCCAGAGGTCTCATCTGTCACCTTGGTGAGCACACGCCCTGTCTGGATGTCAGAGAACGCCCAGTactgaaaaaacagaaacagtggAACCAGTAAGAAAGTGGGTGCCCTTCAGGAAGGCAAGGACCCTCATTCAGCAAGCCCTGGCAAAGCTAGCCCCTCTGAGCAGAGGAACATTCTCCTCTGGGGTTCTGGGGAACCAGCTGGTGTTGGTAAGATGTTCCCTCCTCCCAGGATGTTCAAGCTCGGAGACCAACAGGCCTCTGCAGTGTCCAGGCTGGGCCCACACCTGGTCATCAGAGGAGCTCAGGAGATAGTCCCCAGTGGCATGCAGGCTGAGGCCTGTCACGGCGCTCTCATGGGCCCGAACGACCTGCACACAAGAGGCATTCGGGACCGACCAAATCCTGATAGTAGCATCTGGAGAGGCAGAAAACACCAGCTCCTGAAAGGAGAGCAGAAGAGAAGGACCATAACAATCTTACAAAAGGGGGCTGGGGACGGCCATAACCCCAACAACTGCTACTCTTTCAGCCCTGTCCTGCCTACAGACGTCCATCCACGCAATGATGCCTAAGAGAGCCAACGGTAAATGCTATTTAAAACGGCAAATCAAACAGCATGGCCTACATGAGGAAGCCTATCTATCCAGCAGTAAGAAGGACAGCtgtaccggggcgcctgggtggcacagcggttaagcgtctgcctttggctcagggcgtgatcccgcgttatgggatcgagccccacatcaggctcctctgctatgagcctgcttcttcctctcccactccccctgcttgtgctccctctctcgctggctgtctctgtctctgtcgaataaataaataaaatatttaaaaaaaaaaaaaaaaaaaaaaaaaaaaaaaaaaaagaaggacagcTGTACCAGAGAGCAATTTCCCATGCCCTCTTTCTAGGACCAGAATGAGcaatgtggctagtgcaactgaAGAAgcgaatttttttgttttagttttttttactttgtttaaagaGACACATGTAGCCAATGGCTACTGGCAGGGATAGCGCGGGTCTGAGCAGCACTGGGTCTGGGAGGGGCTGCAAGGGCAAGTTCCGCGTTCCAGTGGCTCCCACACTTCAGCTCTGCGGTGGCAAGTTCATCCTCAGAAAAATTCGGGGCAGAGAGAACTTACATATAGTGTCAGCTACCAATTATTTGGGTTAGGACATTAAAGATTGTAAGGCAGAACCAACTACCCTATTTCGTCAACacaatttcataagaaaaataacatattaacacccagtcagcaagaaagaagtGCTTTCCATCTGAGATACATttagttttggggtgcctggctagctcagtccgGGGAACacgtgacccttgatctcggggtcaggagttcgagccccacgttgggcaaagagattacttaaataaataaaacttaaaatgaataaacGAATATAAGTAAATATGTTTAGTTCCATGAAAAATTCACATTATTCatctatttctaatttcattaagGAACAGGGAAAAGGCTGATCATCTGGGAAGCACAGACTTAGCCACTCTCCTAGTCTCAGACCCAAACAGTCCCCGACCTCAAGACTCAAATCCTGTAAGGTAAGTAATCTGGTCTAAGGAGCGTCTAAGGAGCTGTCTTTGCCCTCTACACCAGCACCTCTCCACCTACTTTAGCCCACGTCACTTTCAATAGTCAACATCAAGTCCCCCCTAAACCCTGCAGGACCATGGGAATGTGGACAAACCTGTCCTTCCCAGATATGCTGAGTCAAGATTTTGCTGAGCTTTGTTTTCCATGTTTGTATTATAGATGGTGTagggtttttccttttcctaacgTAACATAGGTCTATGAATATGCTTATTCGAGCTCtccacttcctctcttcccccgGTCTGAAGGCCACTGTTTTAAGTCCTACAGAGTACAGGGCAACCCTGTGACTGCAAACAAAGGCCTAGGGCCCACTCGGAAGGCTCAGCGCTCTTCCTCAGGCCCGATTCACTTCAACAAGGACACAGCAGGGCACTGGGTGACTGGGCCGCAACCCGAAACCACTGCAACAGGGCTCAGGAATGAGGAACCCAGTGACTGGCACAACCCTTTACCTGGGAAGGATGAAACACCACACTCGTGACTTTCTTGGTATGGCCTTTGAGGGTGGCCAAGATTTGCTCAGAACTCTTGTCGAAGACGACAACATTTTTATCCGCCCCACCTAGAAAGGACCCAGATAAGATCCAAAAATGAGTCACGCCCACCAGGGTCCCTCTGCTGAAGAAGGTACTTTTGTGCCCAGAACGTGCAGAGGACAGAAGCATGCACCCTCTCCACCA is part of the Ailuropoda melanoleuca isolate Jingjing chromosome 16, ASM200744v2, whole genome shotgun sequence genome and harbors:
- the PRPF19 gene encoding pre-mRNA-processing factor 19, which produces MSLICSISNEVPEHPCVSPVSNHVYERRLIEKYIAENGTDPINNQPLSEEQLIDIKVAHPIRPKPPSATSIPAILKALQDEWDAVMLHSFTLRQQLQTTRQELSHALYQHDAACRVIARLTKEVTAAREALATLKPQAGLIVPQAVPSSQPSVAGAGEPMDLGELVGMTPEIIQKLQDKATVLTTERKKRGKTVPEELVKPEELSKYRQVASHVGLHSASIPGILALDLCPADTNKILTGGADKNVVVFDKSSEQILATLKGHTKKVTSVVFHPSQELVFSASPDATIRIWSVPNASCVQVVRAHESAVTGLSLHATGDYLLSSSDDQYWAFSDIQTGRVLTKVTDETSGCSLTCAQFHPDGLIFGTGTMDSQIKIWDLKERTNVANFPGHSGPITSIAFSENGYYLATAADDSSVKLWDLRKLKNFKTLQLDNNFEVKSLIFDQSGTYLALGGTDVQIYICKQWTEILHFTEHSGLTTGVAFGHHAKFIASTGMDRSLKFYSL